Genomic DNA from bacterium (Candidatus Blackallbacteria) CG13_big_fil_rev_8_21_14_2_50_49_14:
CTTCAATTCTCAACAAGCGCAGAGAACTGGCATGAAATTTTCAAGTTTTATCCTTACGACTCACTGCTGACACCCCATCTCTTATAAAGGAAAACGCTGAATGGAAAAATTTATAGGAATTATCGGTTTGCTGGTCATGTTCGGGATCGCCTTTGGCCTTTGCAAACGGGAGGACTGGAAATATATCAATCTGCGTGTGGTGATTGGGGGAACCCTCATGCAGCTGCTTTTTGCCTTTTTGATCCTGAAAACCCCTGTCAGCAAAATTTTTGATTGGGCCAATATTGCCGTCAATGAACTGCTGAACTTTACCAATAAAGGTTCTGGTTTTATCTTTGGCAACCTGATCAATGCCGGCAATGAAAATATTGGTTTTATTTTCGCCTTTCAGGTTTTGCCCACGATTATCTTTTTCTCTTCTTTAATGACCGTTTTTTACTATTTGGGTGTGATGCAGTTTATTGTAAACATCATTGCCAAAGCCATGGTAAAAACCCTCAAAACCAGCGGTTCAGAGACCCTCTCTGCAGCCGCTAATATTTTTGTGGGCCAAACCGAAGCCCCCCTGGTGATTAAACCCTTTGTCGAAAAAATGACCAATTCCGAACTGATGGCGATTATGGTCGGCGGCATGGCCACGGTCGCAGGCGGCGTTATGGCTTCCTATGTAGGTCTTTTGCGCGCCAGTATTCCCGATATTGCAGGTCACCTGATGGCCGCCAGCGTGATGTCAGCGCCAGCAGCTCTGGTGATGGCCAAAATTATGATTCCTGAAAAAGAGACCTCAGAAACGGCTGGTGAGGATGTCTCTCTGGCGGTTGAAAGAGTCGATGCCAATATCATTGATGCCGCCGCACGCGGGGCAGGCGAAGGTTTGACCCTGGCCCTCAATGTTGGTGCCATGCTCTTGGCCTTTATTGCCCTGATTGCCATGGTCAATGCCGGGGTTGGCTGGCTTGGCAGTTTAGCCGGTATTCAAGCACTTTCACTGGAAAAAATCTTCGGTTGGGTCTTTTCTCCGCTGGCCTTTTTAATGGGAGTACCCTGGGCTGATGCCCAAACCATTGGTGCTTTGCTGGGTGAAAAAACCATGATCAATGAATTCGTGGCCTATAGCCATCTGGCCGAAATGTTGAAATCAGGTTCAGGCATTGAATTGCAAAAGCGGTCAGCAGTCATCGCAACCTATGCGCTCTGCGGTTT
This window encodes:
- a CDS encoding NupC/NupG family nucleoside CNT transporter — translated: MEKFIGIIGLLVMFGIAFGLCKREDWKYINLRVVIGGTLMQLLFAFLILKTPVSKIFDWANIAVNELLNFTNKGSGFIFGNLINAGNENIGFIFAFQVLPTIIFFSSLMTVFYYLGVMQFIVNIIAKAMVKTLKTSGSETLSAAANIFVGQTEAPLVIKPFVEKMTNSELMAIMVGGMATVAGGVMASYVGLLRASIPDIAGHLMAASVMSAPAALVMAKIMIPEKETSETAGEDVSLAVERVDANIIDAAARGAGEGLTLALNVGAMLLAFIALIAMVNAGVGWLGSLAGIQALSLEKIFGWVFSPLAFLMGVPWADAQTIGALLGEKTMINEFVAYSHLAEMLKSGSGIELQKRSAVIATYALCGFSNLSSIAIQIGGIGGIAPSRRGDLARLGIRAVIAGSLACFMTATIAGMLI